The Stenotrophomonas sp. BIO128-Bstrain region TCAGTTCGGCCACGCCGGGGACGATCGCGCTGCCATAGCCCTCCTGGGTGTTGAACAGCGGGCGTTGCACCAGGGTGATCGGCGGTGCCTGCGGCGCGCCCATGAAGGCCGCCTGGGACACCGCCGCCTCACGGGCGAACGCGGTCAGGGCATCGGCCACGCCGCCGAGCACCCAGCTGGCGCGGCCCAGGTAGGCGCCGTTACCCATCAGCACCAGATAACCATTGCCACCGCGCAGAATGTCGCGCTCGAGGTTGGCAGGGATCAGCAGGATGCCTTCGGCGCGGCCGGCTTCCATTTCATTCCGGGCGTGGTCGACGCTGGCCGGCTGGTCGACGATGCGCACCGTGCGCAGCGCATCCACGCGACGCAGCAGTTCCCGGCTGGTCGCGCTCTGGTCGTGGTCGACCACCACGATGGGCAGGTTGGTCGCCACCTGGTGGCGGTAGGCGGCCGGGTAGAAGAACGAGTACAGCACCACCGCGCCCACCATCAGCACGACTGCGTAGCGGTCGGTGAGGACCATGCGCAGGGTCAGGCGCAGGCTGCTGCCGAAGCGGCTCATGTGCTGGCTCCGGAGGCCGCGGCGGGCGTGCCCGGATCGGCAGCCCGCGCGGCGGCGATCAAGCGCCCCCCCCCGATGCCGCCCGCCACCAGGACCATCAGCAGCAGGGTGCCCAGCGGCCACAGGGAAACACTCCACGGCGCGCCGACGAACTGCTGCTGGGTCTGCAGTTTGACGTAGGCGGTCAGGGGCAGCAGGGCGTTCCAGATGCGGGTGAACAGTGGCGCATCCACCACCGGGAACGTCGCCCCGGAAAATGCCAAGGCAGTCCCGATGCTCAGGCCGATCGCGGAGAGCGCGCTGCCCATGTCGCGGGTGAGCCCCACGAACAGCAGCGCCACCGCCGCACAGGCCAGGTAGAACAGCGGCTGGCCCAGCATCAGCAACAACGTGCTGCCGGCGATGCCGTCGCCACGCACCCGCGCGAGGTAGAGCACGCCGAGCGCCCCATACGCCGAAAACAGCAGGACATAGGGCGCGATCTTGCCGACGATGGCCGACCACGGGGCGTCGCCGAGCCACGCGCGCAGGTGCCCGTCGCGCACTTCGCGGCCCAGGCTGGCTGCGACCGCCAACGCCAACCCCAGCGACAGAACCGCCGGGAACAGCAGCGGCAGCAGGAACAGCTCATAGCTGCGTGCCGGGTTGTGCAGGATGTCCGACTGCACCGCGATCGGCGGCGCGCGCAGCTTGGCCGGGCCCACCTGCTTGGCGATGCGCCCGCCCAGCAGGCGCGCGTTCCAGGCACTGACGGCTTCAACGATGTCGCGCACGGCGGA contains the following coding sequences:
- a CDS encoding ABC transporter permease; this translates as MNRRAWAGITASLQRELQHLRQDRADLLLVTLLPALMLGVMAWLFAASVMRDIPIAVVDLDRSAESRQLARMLDASPGVRVASQPISLADAQSQLRRLDVFAVVLVPRDATRNALRGEQGTVFAYYNATYLTTGQSAVRDIVEAVSAWNARLLGGRIAKQVGPAKLRAPPIAVQSDILHNPARSYELFLLPLLFPAVLSLGLALAVAASLGREVRDGHLRAWLGDAPWSAIVGKIAPYVLLFSAYGALGVLYLARVRGDGIAGSTLLLMLGQPLFYLACAAVALLFVGLTRDMGSALSAIGLSIGTALAFSGATFPVVDAPLFTRIWNALLPLTAYVKLQTQQQFVGAPWSVSLWPLGTLLLMVLVAGGIGGGRLIAAARAADPGTPAAASGAST
- a CDS encoding ABC transporter permease, with amino-acid sequence MSRFGSSLRLTLRMVLTDRYAVVLMVGAVVLYSFFYPAAYRHQVATNLPIVVVDHDQSATSRELLRRVDALRTVRIVDQPASVDHARNEMEAGRAEGILLIPANLERDILRGGNGYLVLMGNGAYLGRASWVLGGVADALTAFAREAAVSQAAFMGAPQAPPITLVQRPLFNTQEGYGSAIVPGVAELIVHQTLLMGIGVLLGARRLALGRRLRFDLPTLAGMAVGFGAIGLLGLLYYAGFTAWVQDYPRGGNPLGQLLGGTLFIAATVAFGLFVGSFFATRERAFQVVIACSIPLFFLANLSWPAVTSPPALVALAHLLPTTPGINLMVRLNQMDASLSEVSHEMWTLAALLALYGGLAVWRLGARRSS